From a single Cherax quadricarinatus isolate ZL_2023a chromosome 7, ASM3850222v1, whole genome shotgun sequence genomic region:
- the LOC138852341 gene encoding uncharacterized protein, which produces MGRLMKLWSTKPILKVFFICLRVLRLCGGLPYSWKSSEAENEKDKKLSFAWEDGEAGGNILPYSLKRDGNKVKEPPQSLENARATEKKFPCSLKDGGTEKNKRCNNLRSAEDKRHLPNVLVKRRCWVIMSWIFTIYCVSQYTYFLHKFLNKLLGDNMNVATEEVAKDVANTIEVLAAVGLLWHMWRCSTRLAVMVAHLSNIITPDVEVALPLQRDRMQTFTLLFTVAALLAEIKQLLDALPDADSDNIQPGYRKYASFSLYFALKLIMNFSIAAMIFLFFSIASISTAGYTTIANAFLTHLSGQTVWSCSPDQPSATGSKSHLPTEVQPKDSVKTVKSVRNSNNDVVCVFKTKEPPPLLDNERLSQDAAEATQMLFTLHHHQRRFNEYFSVPIILITIRSITTIIIIIFNLMMKVIVDGKVCRTSKTLCVIKEMLFLCLITFTPDQISIQREKIRCALTALRVTTVSPRSHDQLCSVMEVMSDYPNFNVANFFTLAKNNLISVVGFITTYLVILMQFKVSENES; this is translated from the exons ATGGGTCGTTTGATGAAGCTTTGGTCCACGAAGCCCATTCTGAAAGTGTTTTTCATCTGTCTTCGAGTTCTCCGCTTATGTGGTGGACTTCCCTACTCTTGGAAAAGCAGTGAGGCTGAAAATGAGAAAGATAAGAAACTTTCTTTCGCCTGGGaggatggtgaagctggaggaaATATACTTCCCTATTCCTTGAAGAGGGATGGGAATAAAGTAAAGGAACCTCCCCAATCATTAGAAAATGCTAGAGCTACAGAAAAGAAATTCCCCTGCTCCTTGAAGGATGGTGGAACCGAAAAGAATAAGAGATGTAATAACCTCAGATCTGCAGAAGATAAGCGTCACCTTCCCAATGTCTTAGTGAAGCGGCGGTGCTGGGTAATAATGTCTTGGATCTTTACAATATATTGTGTTTCTCAGTACACATATTTCTTGCATAAATTTTTAAACAAATTGCTTGGCGATAATATGAATGTTGCTACGGAGGAAGTAGCAAAAGACGTGGCCAACACTATAGAAGTGCTGGCGGCAGTGGGGTTACTCTGGCACATGTGGAGGTGCAGCACCAGGCTGGCGGTGATGGTAGCGCACCTCAGCAACATCATCACTCCTGACGTCGAAGTCGCACTTCCACTTCAACGGGACAGGATGCAAACGTTCACTCTCCTATTTACAGTGGCAGCTCTGCTGGCGGAAATCAAACAGTTGCTAGATGCTCTTCCTGATGCGGATTCAGATAATATCCAACCTGGGTATAGGAAATACGCTTCATTTTCCCTGTACTTTGCGCTCAAGTTAATCATGAACTTTTCCATCGCCGCCatgatcttcctcttcttctctaTTGCTTCCATCAGTACAGCGGGTTATACCACAATAGCTAACGCCTTCCTGACTCACCTCTCTGGACAAACAGTTTGGAGCTGCAGTCCAGATCAACCTTCTGCTACTGGATCAAAATCACACTTACCCACGGAAGTCCAGCCAAAAGACTCAGTCAAAACCGTCAAATCCGTGCGTAATTCGAACAATGACGTTGTCTGTGTCTTCAAAACCAAAGAGCCACCACCTCTCCTAGATAACGAACGACTTTCTCAAGACGCAGCCGAGGCTACTCAGATGTTgttcacactccaccatcaccagcgTCGCTTCAACGAGTACTTCTCCGTTCCCATCATCCTCATCACCATCAGatccattactaccatcatcatcatcatcttcaatcTGATGATGAAAGTCATCGTAGACGGTAAAGTCTGCCGAACGTCAAAAACACTCTGTGTTATAAAGGAAATGTTGTTCCTTTGTTTGATTACCTTTACTCCAGACCAAATATCCATCCAG CGTGAGAAGATTCGCTGTGCACTGACAGCACTCAGAGTGACCACAGTCTCGCCTCGCAGCCACGACCAG ctgtgtagtgtgatggaggttaTGAGCGACTACCCGAACTTCAATGTGGCCAACTTCTTTACGCTCGCCAAGAACAACTTAATTTCG